TGAGCAACTTTACCGATATTTCCAATATTCCTGCCGCTCTCATCGACCGCGTTGAGGTTTTGTCAGGTTCGGCCTCCGCCATCTATGGTTCGGACGCCATTGCGGGTGTAGTAAACTCTCCATGAAGAAAAATGTTGAGGACACCACACTCAACTATCGTTACGGCATGACCGAGCACGGTGGTGGTGCCAGCCACCGCCTGTCACTGGCGACCGGATTTAATAAAGACCGCCTGAGCGTTACCTTTGGCGCGCAATACGATAAGCAAGATCCTCTGTGGGCTTTTGACCGCGACATTCAGATTCCCGCGATGACGCGCCGACAGCGCGCGCCCGTTTCCCGTTCAAGGTGGCGCAGCGCTATGACGATGACGCCTACATCGCCACCGAGGGCGGAACGGACTGTTCTGATCTGGCGAAGCTGGCGGGCGGCACGGTCGTTAAAACGACCGACCGTTTTGACGATTACTATTGCGCCTCGCCTACGGCTGTTTCATACGGCACTATTTTATCGCAAAGAGAAGCGCTCAACACCTTCACCAACATCAATTATCAACTCAATGATACGACAAGCCTGTTCGCCGAAGTGTTTGGCACCAGCGACACGGCCCTGATGAACGATGTCACCTACTGGCGCTATCAACTGCCCGATGGCAGTACCTCCGACTTCTATAATGAATATTCCGGCAGCTGTGAAAACTGGTCGCGCGTGTTCATGCCGGAGGAAATGGGTGGTCTGAAAAAAGGCATGATCACCAACCACTCATCGACCATATCGGTGTCGCCGGGCATTCGCGGACAGTTTGGCGAACAGTGGACCTATGAAGCCGCTTTGAATTATTCGCAATATTCCAGCACGATCAAAATTCCACAGATTGTTGCCGCCAAGGCCAATGCCTTCTACCTGGGTGAAGTCTCCAGGGCGTGGATTCGGATGGTTACGATATCTTCAACGCTGATCCAGCCAAACTGTTCACGGCTCTGACGCCGGAACAATACCAACTCGATTTCCGAAGAAGCGCGCACCAGCGCGAAGGCCACGACGAAGGGTGTCTCTCTTACGCTGAACCACCGGATATCTTCGATCCTCCTGCCGGTCCGGTCGGAAGATCGCCATCCAGGGCGATGCGGCCAAGGCGCGGGCCTATTTCCAAGCTTAACCGGTACAGCCTTCGCCCGCATGGGTCAGGCTGTCGAGATCGAGACGTCGCATGGCAGCCGTATCGCGCGGGCGTGGCGGCTCAGGCTCGCTGAAATTATCGATCAGTGTGCGCCCCATGGCGTCA
The window above is part of the Asticcacaulis sp. MM231 genome. Proteins encoded here:
- a CDS encoding TonB-dependent receptor plug domain-containing protein, which codes for MINGRRVADFPMPFNGLSNFTDISNIPAALIDRVEVLSGSASAIYGSDAIAGVVNSP